A part of Leishmania infantum JPCM5 genome chromosome 13 genomic DNA contains:
- a CDS encoding alpha tubulin, whose protein sequence is MREAICIHIGQAGCQVGNACWELFCLEHGIQPDGSMPSDKCIGVEDDAFNTFFSETGAGKHVPRCIFLDLEPTVVDEVRTGTYRQLFNPEQLVSGKEDAANNYARGHYTIGKEIVDLALDRIRKLADNCTGLQGFMVFHAVGGGTGSGLGALLLERLSVDYGKKSKLGYTVYPSPQVSTAVVEPYNCVLSTHSLLEHTDVATMLDNEAIYDLTRRSLDIERPSYTNVNRLIGQVVSSLTASLRFDGALNVDLTEFQTNLVPYPRIHFVLTSYAPVVSAEKAYHEQLSVADITNSVFEPAGMLTKCDPRHGKYMSCCLMYRGDVVPKDVNAAIATIKTKRTIQFVDWCPTGFKCGINYQPPTVVPGGDLAKVQRAVCMIANSTAIAEVFARIDHKFDLMYSKRAFVHWYVGEGMEEGEFSEAREDLAALEKDYEEVGAESADDMGEEDVEEY, encoded by the coding sequence ATGCGTGAGGCTATCTGCATCCACATCGGCCAGGCCGGCTGCCAGGTCGGTAACGCGTGCTGGGAGCTGTTCTGCCTTGAGCACGGCATCCAGCCTGATGGCTCCATGCCCTCTGACAAGTGCATCGGTGTTGAGGATGACGCGTTCAACACGTTCTTCTCGGAGACTGGTGCTGGCAAGCACGTTCCTCGCTGCATCTTCCTGGACCTCGAGCCTACGGTCGTGGATGAGGTGCGCACCGGCACGTACCGCCAGCTGTTCAACCCCGAGCAGCTGGTGTCCGGCAAGGAGGATGCGGCGAACAACTACGCTCGTGGCCACTACACCATCGGCAAGGAGATCGTCGACCTTGCGCTGGACCGCATTCGCAAGCTGGCGGACAACTGCACGGGTCTCCAGGGCTTTATGGTGTTCCACGCTGTGggtggcggcaccggctctggcctcggtgcgctgctgctggagcgcctgTCTGTGGACTACGGCAAGAAGTCCAAGCTTGGCTACACCGTGTACCCGAGCCCGCAGGTGTCGACTGCCGTCGTGGAGCCGTACAACTGCGTGCTGTCGACGCACTCGCTGCTCGAGCACACCGATGTTGCGACGATGCTCGACAATGAGGCCATCTACGACCTCACTCGTCGTTCTCTCGACATTGAGCGCCCGTCGTACACGAACGTGAACCGCCTGATCGGCCAGGTGGTGTCGTCTctgacggcgtcgctgcgcttCGATGGTGCGCTGAACGTGGACCTGACGGAGTTCCAGACGAACCTTGTGCCGTACCCGCGCATCCACTTCGTGCTGACGAGCTATGCTCCGGTGGTGTCTGCCGAGAAGGCGTACCACGAGCAGCTGTCCGTCGCGGACATCACGAACTCGGTGTTTGAGCCTGCTGGCATGCTGACGAAGTGCGATCCTCGCCACGGCAAGTACATGTCGTGCTGCCTCATGTACCGCGGTGATGTCGTGCCGAAGGATGTCAACGCCGCGATTGCGACGATCAAGACGAAGCGGACAATTCAGTTCGTGGACTGGTGTCCGACCGGCTTCAAGTGCGGCATCAACTACCAGCCGCCGACCGTTGTGCCCGGCGGTGACCTCGCGaaggtgcagcgcgccgtgtGCATGATTGCCAACTCGACCGCGATCGCTGAGGTGTTTGCCCGCATCGACCACAAGTTCGACCTGATGTACAGCAAGCGCGCGTTCGTGCACTGGTACGTGGGTGAGGGcatggaggagggcgagttctccgaggcgcgcgaggatctcgctgcgctggagaaggacTACGAGGAGGTTGGCGCTGAGTCCGCCGACGACATGGGTGAGGAGGACGTCGAGGAGTACTAA
- a CDS encoding putative RNA helicase: MQSSGPPGKPPWGGGRGPWGANNSSANNAVVQPSFHDRSTRRGPSGKINTTNNSGNNNNQPAKQSHAHDSTAEQSIQSGDPMGSPADRKAPDVQARDVGGFYGKEKPTASSRSQQGNRGHATASVGSDGGAGAVGTSAAIDATLKRLTVLLNRRFFHSNQQQGVSHQQNSVAQSSLSEDIFTGGVQTNSFVSECMQAQRPVALLTHSGEPLSPRGDRVGGSGRSAYQAQRKISLDMLLSSVDDIVSQVYVNFDEDLTKVLLNALDRVTACDTLDQRERTKVRVIDELLEVLGDKHYDLLQCVMYRPREVFLRLLEEFCTLEDAGDATTSQSSSGPKGLTVRFVKNNQRSQGQDVVINDAGKLTDQKWLAHMNRRYRVLMQESELDELFKRDFSVTGSIMPTGATVTKKSGHVRIHIPPPRQEILPESKRVCVATSLPEWTHPAFLSITHLNTIQTTIFETAFHTSQNMLVCAPTGAGKTVCGLLVMLRCISEHFEGGVLDRDFKIIFVAPMKALAQEMVENFSRRLAPFMIKVRELTGDMQLTKRELAETQVIVTTPEKWDVITRKQSNEELVSQVRLIIMDEIHLLNEERGPVLEALVARTLRHGELNPEQRVRLVGLSATLPNYKDVANFLQADLREGLKVFGPEYRPVPLEQTFIGLQNTSGAQKRNKEFELDRLAYEEVVKNVREGHQVMVFVHSRKQTVGLAKYFIEESTRRGEEHLFQYKGVMPSAIEKKGRTLQGRDLTSLFAAGFGAHHAGLVRYDRTTTEGFFRDGYLRVLCCTSTLAWGVNLPAHTVVIRGTQMYDPKRGGLVSISVLDVMQIFGRAGRPQFDTSGHGIIISDDKEVSHFLRLIAHALPIESQMQGKLCDHLNAEVNAGTISSVMEASSWLEYTYMWQRIRVNPLTYGLKVNNVRKDPELKTVRYSMINTSFTELAIAGMVRYNPETGSVESTDLGRLASHYYITYESISIFNEKMRRPDDTWIDALDMGTAMNIAASAKEFSQLKVRQEELDELQNLHQLLPKQVREYRVSGESADETSTQWKVTTLLKAYINRLSVETHSLSSDMLYVLQNMPRICRALFEIELERGHPLTTYTYLTLCKCIEHRCWDFEHPLMQFANWSHRVNITDAVWMNLNKCNPSMQLLQEMTAKEVGEMVHNVRAGRDIADLVSKFPSVNIDIDVQPITRSILRVKVTIEADFVWSRDLSGNSEVFWLLVEDQDNHFIFHHESVTLTRKEVETGTPHVVNLAVPIVPQYDMYAVRLYSDRWMGCKEDYTFSIGHLHLPEDSQMTTKLLPLSPLRLHVIPEEYHAMYRNYRQFNAVQTQIFYTMFHTDQNVFLGAPTGSGKTIAAEMAILRVFEQYPGKKVVYIAPLKALVKERLRDWKARMMLVGRSVVELSGDATPDISALAKADILCTTPEKWDGISRNWQVRSYVTAVKLVVFDEVHMLGTDRGPILEVIVSRMRYIGWNRKAPIRLVGLSTAVSNPGDLSSWLGVEKKWAVFNFDPSVRPVPMTVHIAGYHGKNYCPRMATMNKPTYNAICEKSPTQPVIVFVSSRRQTRLTAMALIGFLLMEGNTAKWVHMNVDQVQEYTSKLDDPYVKHCLQFGVGIHHAGLLEGDRTIVEEAFLSNRIQVLVATSTLAWGVNFPAHMVVVKGTEYYDAKTNSYVDFPITDVLQMIGRAGRPQFDTEGVAQVLCHEPKKGFYRKFLYDPFPVESALHKQLHVHINAEIVSGTINTRQDAVNYLTWTYLFRRIARNPSYYGLEDGSPKAVTIFLSTLVKGVLADLERCGCIEQPDAMDEDADPDAIQYTVLGKLCSYYYISHITVDLFNRNIEPDHSCGELLRLLCDAEEFNELPVRHNEDKLNMELARQLPLPVRDAEADSPHAKAFLLFQALFERAPMPITDYITDQKSAMDNAVRVIQAMVDVAANNGHLYAALRCMTLMQCMVQARWWDDNSLLQIPNVVKAMLPVIEKECDGVRHAAELANRPLAVLQKFQKVLEMPVFGLRERDVNESMEAVRGLPLIQVDLTIQQQHPAAAEEMNAEDEETVVTYELAVHLQRLSFGQKSVIAPHFSKAKDEQYWVVVGHEPTGELVALKRVNRLRQSSTATLRIDWDEDWVQYSPDGTVELNLYLVCDSYIGMDQQYSFILPQFKLSCCSGGAEGSC, translated from the coding sequence ATGCAATCCTCTGGTCCCCCTGGAAAACCGCCGTGGGGCGGAGGTCGCGGCCCCTGGGGCGCCAATaacagcagcgccaacaACGCTGTCGTTCAGCCATCCTTTCACGACAGGAGCACCAGAAGAGGCCCCAGCGGAAAGATCAACACCACCAACAACAgtggcaacaacaacaaccaaCCTGCAAAGCAGAGCCACGCTCACGACAGCACGGCAGAGCAGAGCATCCAAAGCGGAGATCCGATGGGCAGCCCAGCGGATCGGAAGGCGCCTGATGTACAGGCCCGTGACGTGGGGGGCTTTTACGGGAAGGAAAAGCCAACTGCGAGCTCTCGCTCGCAGCAAGGAAATCGTGGCCAtgccaccgccagcgtgggcagcgacggcggcgcaggtgctgtGGGGACCAGTGCGGCGATCGATGCCACGCTGAAGCGTCTGACGGTGCTTCTCAACCGAAGGTTCTTCCACTCCAATCAGCAGCAGGGGGTGTCGCATCAGCAAAACTCTGTGGCGCAAAGCAGCTTGTCAGAGGATATCTTTACGGGTGGCGTGCAGACGAACAGCTTCGTGTCCGAGTGCATGCAGGCGCAGAGgcccgtggcgctgctcaccCACTCTGGCgagccgctgtcgccgcgcgGCGATCGCGTCGGTGGATCTGGCCGCTCGGCGTACCAGGCGCAACGCAAGATTTCGCTGGATATGCTACTCTCCAGCGTTGACGATATCGTGTCACAGGTATACGTGAACTTTGACGAGGATCTCACCAAGGTGCTGCTCAACGCACTCGATCGCGTCACTGCGTGCGACACACTGGATCAGAGGGAGCGAACAAAGGTGCGCGTGATCGACGAGCTGCTTGAGGTGCTCGGAGACAAGCATTACGACCTGCTGCAGTGCGTTATGTACCGCCCTCGCGAGGTCTTCCTCCGGCTCCTGGAAGAGTTCTGCACCTTGGAGGATGCCGGGGATGCCACGACGAGCCAGTCCTCTAGCGGCCCGAAGGGGCTGACGGTGCGCTTCGTGAAGAACAATCAGCGCTCGCAGGGGCAGGATGTGGTGATCAACGACGCGGGCAAGCTCACCGACCAGAAGTGGCTTGCCCACATGAACAGGCGCTACCGTGTCTTGATGCAGGAGTCCGAGCTGGATGAGCTCTTTAAGCGGGACTTCAGCGTGACCGGGTCCATTATGCCGACAGGCGCTACTGTCACCAAAAAGTCGGGGCACGTGCGCATCCACATTCCCCCTCCAAGGCAGGAGATCTTACCTGAGAGCAAGCGCGTCTGCGTTGCGACGTCCCTGCCAGAGTGGACACACCCAGCCTTTCTCTCCATCACGCACCTCAACACGATTCAGACAACGATCTTTGAGACAGCGTTTCACACATCGCAGAACATGCTGGTGTGCGCGCCGACGGGTGCGGGTAAGACGGTGTGTGGGCTGCTTGTGATGCTGCGGTGCATCAGCGAGCACTTTGAGGGCGGTGTGCTGGATCGAGACTTCAAGATCATCTTTGTTGCCCCAATGAAGGCGCTCGCGCAGGAGATGGTTGAGAACTTCTCGCGCCGCCTGGCACCGTTCATGATAAAGGTGCGCGAGCTTACGGGCGACATGCAGCTGACCAAGCGGGAGCTGGCGGAGACGCAGGTGATCGTGACAACGCCGGAGAAGTGGGACGTCATCACCCGCAAGCAGAGCAACGAGGAGCTGGTAAGCCAAGTGCGGCTCATCATCATGGATGAGATTCATCTCCTGAACGAAGAGCGCGGCCCGGTGCTAGAGGCGTTGGTCGCGCGCACACTGCGGCACGGCGAGCTGAATCCGGAGCAGCGCGTCCGTCTGGTGGGCCTCTCCGCCACGCTGCCCAACTACAAGGACGTGGCGAACTTCCTGCAGGCGGACTTGCGGGAGGGTCTGAAGGTGTTCGGCCCGGAGTATCGCCCTGTCCCGCTGGAGCAGACATTTATTGGCCTGCAAAACACATCTGGGGCGCAGAAGCGCAACAAGGAGTTCGAGCTCGATCGCCTGGCGTATGAGGAGGTGGTGAAGAATGTGCGGGAGGGGCACCAGGTAATGGTGTTTGTGCACTCGCGGAAGCAGACGGTGGGGCTGGCCAAGTACTTTATCGAGGAGTCGACGCGCCGTGGGGAGGAGCACCTGTTTCAGTACAAAGGTGTCATGCCCTCAGCGATCGAGAAGAAGGGCCGCACGCTCCAGGGACGCGACTTGACCTCGTTATTCGCCGCGGGCTTTGGCGCGCACCACGCCGGCCTCGTTCGCTACGACCGCACCACTACCGAAGGCTTCTTCAGGGACGGGTACTTGCGagtgctgtgctgcacgaGTACCCTGGCGTGGGGTGTGAACCTGCCGGCGCACACGGTGGTCATTCGCGGCACGCAAATGTACGACCCCAAGCGCGGTGGCCTCGTCTCCATTTCGGTGCTGGATGTGATGCAGATCTTCGGCCGCGCTGGTCGTCCGCAGTTCGACACGAGCGGACATGGCATCATCATCTCAGATGACAAGGAGGTGAGCCACTTCCTCCGGCTCATCGCACACGCCCTGCCTATCGAGAGCCAGATGCAAGGTAAGCTGTGCGACCACCTGAACGCCGAGGTGAACGCCGGCACGATATCCTCCGTGATGGAGGCCTCCTCGTGGCTGGAGTACACGTACATGTGGCAGCGGATTCGGGTGAATCCGCTGACGTACGGGCTGAAGGTGAACAATGTTCGCAAAGACCCGGAGCTCAAGACAGTGCGGTACAGTATGATCAACACTTCGTTCACCGAACTCGCCATTGCGGGCATGGTGCGCTACAACCCGGAGACGGGCTCGGTGGAGAGCACCGATCTCGGCCGTCTCGCGAGCCACTACTACATCACCTACGAGAGCATCAGTATATTCAACGAGAAGATGCGCCGCCCCGATGACACGTGGATCGACGCGTTGGACATGGGCACCGCCATGAAcatcgccgcctcggcaAAGGAGTTCAGCCAGCTGAAAGTGcggcaggaggagctggatgagctgcagaacctgcaccagctgctgccgaagcAGGTGCGTGAGTACCGGGTGAGTGGCGAGAGCGCCGACGAGACAAGCACGCAGTGGAAGGTGACGACGTTGCTCAAGGCGTACATTAACCGCCTTTCTGTTGAGACGCATTCTCTGTCCTCCGACATGTTGTACGTGCTGCAGAACATGCCCCGCATCTGCCGCGCCCTCTTCGAGATTGAGCTGGAGCGTGGCCACCCCCTCACCACGTACACGTACTTGACGTTGTGCAAGTGCATTGAGCACCGCTGCTGGGACTTTGAGCACCCGCTGATGCAGTTCGCGAATTGGAGCCACCGGGTGAACATCACAGACGCGGTGTGGATGAACCTGAACAAGTGCAACCCGAgcatgcagctgctgcaagagatgacggcgaaggaggtgggggagaTGGTGCACAACGTGCGCGCCGGTCGCGACATTGCCGATCTGGTGTCGAAGTTTCCCTCGGTGAACATCGACATTGATGTGCAGCCCATCACCCGCTCCATCCTGCGCGTCAAGGTAACGATTGAGGCGGATTTTGTGTGGAGTCGCGACTTGTCCGGCAACTCCGAGGTGTTCTGGCTGCTGGTGGAGGACCAGGACAACCACTTCATCTTCCACCACGAGTCGGTCACGCTCACAcgcaaggaggtggagacCGGCACGCCGCACGTGGTGAATCTTGCTGTTCCGATTGTGCCCCAGTACGACATGTACGCGGTGCGCCTCTACAGTGACCGCTGGATGGGCTGCAAGGAGGACTACACCTTCTCCATCGGCCACCTGCACCTTCCGGAGGACTCGCAGATGAcgacgaagctgctgccgctgagccCGCTTCGGCTGCACGTGATCCCGGAGGAGTACCATGCTATGTACCGAAACTACCGCCAGTTCAACGCGGTGCAGACGCAAATCTTCTACACCATGTTTCACACAGACCAGAACGTCTTCCTTGGTGCGCCGACGGGCAGTGGTAAGACGATTGCGGCAGAGATGGCCATCCTCCGCGTGTTTGAGCAGTATCCCGGGAAGAAGGTGGTGTATATTGCGCCGCTCAAGGCCCTTGtgaaggagcggctgcgtgaCTGGAAGGCCCGCATGATGCTTGTGGGGCGCTCCGTGGTGGAGCTGTCGGGTGATGCGACGCCGGACATTAGCGCGCTCGCCAAGGCGGACATCTTGTGCACGACTCCGGAGAAGTGGGATGGCATTTCGCGTAACTGGCAGGTGCGCAGCTACGTCACGGCCGTGAAGCTGGTTGTGTTTGATGAGGTGCACATGCTGGGCACCGACCGTGGTCCGATTCTGGAGGTGATTGTGAGCCGCATGCGCTACATCGGGTGGAACCGGAAGGCGCCGATCCGCTTGGTAGGTCTCTCCACGGCCGTCTCGAACCCGGGCGACCTGAGCTCGTGGCTTGGTGTGGAGAAGAAGTGGGCCGTGTTCAACTTTGACCCGTCAGTGCGTCCGGTGCCGATGACCGTGCACATTGCGGGCTACCATGGCAAGAACTACTGCCCCCGCATGGCCACCATGAACAAGCCGACGTACAACGCCATTTGCGAGAAGAGCCCAACGCAGCCGGTGATTGTGTTCGTctcgtcgcggcggcagacgcgaCTGACGGCCATGGCCCTCATCGGCTTTCTGCTGATGGAGGGCAACACGGCCAAGTGGGTGCACATGAATGTGGATCAGGTGCAGGAGTACACCTCAAAGCTGGATGACCCGTACGTGAAGCACTGCCTGCAGTTCGGCGTCGGCATCCACCACGCCGGGTTGCTGGAGGGCGACCGCACGATTGTGGAGGAGGCCTTCCTGTCAAATCGCATTCAGGTTCTGGTAGCGACGTCGACCTTGGCGTGGGGTGTCAACTTCCCTGCGCACATGGTTGTGGTGAAGGGCACCGAGTACTACGACGCCAAGACAAACTCCTACGTGGACTTCCCGATCACGGATGTGCTGCAAATGATCGGCCGTGCCGGGCGTCCGCAGTTTGACACGGAGGGCGTGGCCCAGGTGCTGTGCCACGAGCCGAAGAAGGGCTTCTACCGCAAGTTCCTCTACGACCCTTTCCCGGTGGAGAGCGCGCTGCACAAGCAGCTGCACGTCCACATCAATGCCGAAATTGTGTCGGGGACGATCAACACTCGTCAGGATGCAGTGAACTACCTGACGTGGACCTACCTCTTTCGCCGAATTGCACGCAACCCCTCCTACTACGGCCTGGAGGACGGCTCTCCCAAGGCGGTCACCATCTTCCTCTCCACCCTGGTGAAGGGCGTGCTGGCGGACCTTGAGCGGTGCGGCTGTATTGAACAGCCGGATGCAATGGACGAGGATGCAGACCCGGATGCGATTCAGTACACCGTCCTAGGCAAGCTGTGTTCGTACTACTACATCTCCCACATCACGGTGGACTTGTTCAACCGCAACATCGAGCCGGATCACTCCTGCGGCGAGCTTCTGCGTCTCCTGTGCGACGCGGAGGAGTTCAACGAGTTGCCGGTGCGCCACAACGAAGACAAGCTGAACATGGAACTGGCGcgtcagctgccgctgcctgtcCGCGACGCAGAGGCGGACAGTCCGCATGCCAAGGCgttcctcctcttccaggCGCTCTTTGAGCGTGCGCCGATGCCTATCACTGACTACATTACAGATCAGAAGTCCGCCATGGACAACGCAGTGCGTGTGATTCAGGCCATGGTGGACGTGGCCGCCAACAACGGCCACCTGTACGCCGCGCTGCGTTGCATGACGCTCATGCAGTGCATGGTGCAGGCCCGCTGGTGGGACGATAACTCTCTGCTGCAGATCCCGAATGTAGTCAAGGCGATGCTTCCGGTGATTGAAAAGGAGTGCGACGGGGTGCGTCacgcggcggagctggcgaacCGCCCGTTGGCAGTGCTGCAGAAGTTCCAGAAGGTGCTCGAGATGCCCGTATTCGGGCTGCGAGAGCGGGACGTGAACGAGtcgatggaggcggtgcgcgggcTGCCGCTCATCCAGGTCGACCTCACcattcagcagcagcatcctgctgcagcggaggAAATGAATGCGGAAGACGAGGAGACCGTCGTGACGTACGAGCTGGCGGTGCATCTGCAGCGGCTTTCCTTCGGACAGAAGAGCGTCATCGCGCCGCACTTCTCGAA